The Fictibacillus arsenicus genome contains a region encoding:
- a CDS encoding cytochrome c oxidase subunit 2A — translation MPQLQRKTKEKIKVKKEKELLGTLLSVMGVGLFIVLSWAAVYLLYLSR, via the coding sequence ATGCCGCAGCTGCAAAGAAAGACTAAAGAAAAAATAAAGGTGAAAAAGGAAAAAGAATTGTTAGGAACTCTTCTTTCGGTTATGGGTGTAGGATTGTTTATCGTTTTGTCATGGGCAGCAGTTTACTTGCTGTATCTATCTAGATAG
- the mqnC gene encoding cyclic dehypoxanthinyl futalosine synthase, producing MSIESILQKALDGERLSVEDAVKLYESDEVERMGEVADIIMKRWHPEPVTTFVIGRNVNYTNFCDTYCRFCAFYRPPGSEEGYVLDDEVIFQKIQETVDVGGTEILMQGGTNPNLPFSYYTDLLREIKKRFDITMHSFSPAEVWKMVEVSGLSLEEVLRELKEAGLDSLPGGGAEILDDRTRKKISRLKGSWTEWIECMKTAKKVGLHSTATMVIGFGETFEERALHLQRVRDAQDETNCFLAFISWTFQPDNTNMKAEKTTPREYLKNVAISRIFLDNIPNFQSSWVTMGPEVGKKSLHYGCNDFGSTMMEENVVSAAGTTHKVNTNLTLRLIREAGKIPAQRNTKYEVLRVFQDEENAEKDFVMQN from the coding sequence ATGAGTATTGAATCAATATTACAAAAAGCATTAGATGGAGAACGTTTATCTGTAGAAGATGCAGTTAAACTATATGAAAGTGATGAAGTGGAGCGAATGGGTGAAGTTGCTGACATCATTATGAAAAGGTGGCACCCAGAACCTGTCACTACTTTTGTGATCGGACGCAACGTAAACTACACTAATTTTTGTGATACATATTGCAGATTTTGTGCCTTTTACCGTCCTCCTGGAAGTGAAGAAGGATATGTGCTTGATGATGAAGTGATTTTTCAAAAGATCCAAGAGACAGTTGATGTAGGGGGTACAGAAATTCTAATGCAAGGCGGGACGAATCCCAACCTGCCGTTTAGCTATTATACAGATTTATTGCGAGAGATTAAAAAGCGTTTTGATATTACCATGCATTCATTCTCACCAGCTGAAGTTTGGAAGATGGTTGAAGTATCAGGATTATCTTTAGAAGAAGTCCTTCGTGAACTAAAAGAAGCGGGTCTTGACTCACTTCCAGGCGGAGGAGCAGAGATTCTTGACGATCGTACGCGCAAAAAGATCAGTAGACTAAAAGGTTCATGGACAGAGTGGATTGAATGTATGAAAACGGCTAAGAAAGTTGGTTTGCATTCAACTGCTACGATGGTAATTGGATTTGGGGAAACTTTTGAAGAAAGAGCGCTTCATTTACAGAGAGTACGCGATGCTCAGGATGAAACGAATTGTTTCCTAGCTTTTATTTCGTGGACTTTCCAGCCGGATAACACAAATATGAAAGCAGAGAAAACAACGCCAAGAGAATATCTGAAGAACGTAGCCATTTCACGAATTTTCTTGGATAACATTCCAAACTTCCAATCTTCATGGGTAACGATGGGACCAGAAGTCGGTAAAAAATCTCTTCATTACGGCTGCAACGACTTTGGAAGCACGATGATGGAGGAGAATGTTGTTTCTGCTGCTGGAACTACACATAAAGTAAATACAAACTTAACGTTGCGTCTTATTCGTGAAGCAGGGAAAATTCCTGCTCAGAGAAATACGAAATATGAAGTTCTTCGTGTTTTCCAAGATGAAGAAAATGCAGAAAAAGATTTTGTTATGCAAAACTAA
- the dnaI gene encoding primosomal protein DnaI, whose product MESIKESVKQMPGFEKFQEKYELMKQQVLTDPKVMRFLRENPDISDAHADKLLSSFYTFKNEQQACSNCPGLDRCPNLMQGYRSELTRVRQTVELRYKPCELKLHDEHKKSMASLIKSYFIPKEILGATFDRLYKHSIDDTRRNAISKAYEFVQMAGTNQPLKGIYFYGKFGVGKTYLLGAIANGLAEKGIHSLMVHTPEFLREMKQSLSDGSFDTKMELLKTVPVLMLDDIGAENMTNWVRDEIIGVILQYRMMEKLPTLYTSNCDYDMLQQHLSYSQKGGLDEVKALRIMERIKHLSSPVFMGGNKNFRDEF is encoded by the coding sequence GTGGAATCAATAAAGGAATCTGTTAAGCAAATGCCGGGATTTGAAAAATTTCAGGAAAAATACGAATTAATGAAACAACAAGTCCTTACAGATCCAAAAGTGATGCGTTTTTTAAGAGAAAACCCTGATATTTCAGATGCCCATGCAGATAAATTATTATCTAGTTTTTATACATTCAAAAATGAACAGCAGGCATGCAGCAATTGTCCTGGTTTAGATAGATGCCCAAACTTGATGCAGGGTTATAGATCTGAACTTACAAGAGTGAGACAGACTGTGGAATTACGATATAAGCCTTGCGAACTGAAGTTACATGATGAACATAAAAAATCGATGGCCTCGCTCATAAAGAGTTATTTTATACCGAAAGAGATACTTGGTGCTACATTTGACCGTCTTTATAAACATAGCATTGATGATACAAGACGAAATGCGATTTCTAAAGCTTATGAATTCGTACAGATGGCAGGGACCAACCAGCCTCTAAAAGGCATTTATTTTTATGGAAAGTTTGGTGTGGGAAAAACATATCTTCTTGGGGCAATCGCGAATGGGCTGGCTGAAAAAGGAATTCATTCACTGATGGTTCATACACCGGAATTCTTACGAGAGATGAAGCAATCTCTCTCTGATGGAAGTTTTGATACGAAAATGGAGCTCTTAAAAACTGTTCCAGTACTGATGCTTGATGATATCGGAGCTGAGAACATGACGAACTGGGTTCGTGATGAGATTATTGGAGTCATCCTTCAGTATAGAATGATGGAAAAACTTCCAACTCTTTATACGTCAAATTGTGATTATGACATGCTGCAGCAGCATTTATCATACTCGCAAAAGGGCGGCCTTGATGAAGTTAAAGCTCTAAGAATCATGGAACGTATTAAGCACTTAAGTTCTCCTGTTTTCATGGGCGGCAATAAAAATTTCAGAGATGAATTCTAA
- a CDS encoding replication initiation and membrane attachment family protein — protein sequence MTVHFQEVVPVDTYSVQSKGVLNEVDQNVLTLLYQPLIGAFAHSLYLTLWCEAKMNHQSKKHQHLMNITQFSLKDILSGRKKLEAIGLLKTLKKDGESSREYIYELQLPLSPKAFFTDGFLSIYLFNRLGQTKFNEIRESFLIPQADSSGFTEVTASFSDVFTSLHPSEMTSKSYSEINENVVSENVSFLEKGVQGKVTFGETDFDFEAMVNQISTFVVPKEVITPKLKESIYKLAYIYQLEPMDMSRQIQNVYYSTGEINVENLRREIQKWYRFEHEEGLPVLALRTQPVHLKALQGMEPKSQEEELIKYFEEVSPFRLLEDYSGTTPSEVDLKLVAYCMLDQNLTPGVTNVLLDYVLSGNDMKLAKGLIERIASHWARKKVQTVPEAMALARDEKRKSKEWQEKKTSKPKFYNGNQKPNVSVPDWLKPETNPAKEDENSSTNEDENRKWLESLLNNSK from the coding sequence ATGACGGTACATTTTCAGGAAGTAGTGCCCGTTGATACTTATTCCGTCCAGAGCAAAGGCGTATTGAATGAGGTAGATCAAAACGTACTGACTTTGCTCTATCAGCCATTAATTGGAGCATTTGCTCACAGCTTATACTTAACTTTATGGTGCGAAGCTAAAATGAATCATCAATCCAAAAAGCATCAGCATCTCATGAATATAACGCAATTTTCTTTAAAAGATATTTTATCAGGAAGAAAAAAGCTTGAAGCGATTGGATTATTAAAAACGCTGAAAAAAGATGGTGAGAGCTCCCGGGAATATATATATGAACTGCAGCTGCCGCTTTCTCCAAAAGCTTTTTTCACAGATGGTTTTCTTAGCATCTATTTATTCAACCGTCTTGGACAAACAAAGTTTAATGAGATAAGGGAATCATTTTTAATTCCGCAAGCAGATTCATCTGGTTTTACTGAAGTAACAGCTTCATTTAGCGATGTTTTCACTTCTTTGCATCCTTCTGAAATGACATCAAAAAGTTATTCTGAGATCAATGAGAACGTTGTTTCCGAAAATGTATCTTTTTTAGAAAAAGGAGTGCAGGGTAAAGTTACCTTTGGTGAGACAGACTTTGATTTTGAAGCAATGGTTAACCAAATCTCGACATTTGTAGTGCCTAAAGAAGTTATAACTCCTAAACTAAAAGAATCGATCTATAAACTAGCGTATATCTATCAGCTTGAACCAATGGATATGAGCAGACAAATACAAAACGTTTATTATTCAACAGGAGAAATCAATGTTGAAAATCTGCGCAGAGAGATTCAAAAATGGTATCGCTTTGAACACGAAGAAGGTCTGCCTGTGTTAGCATTAAGAACACAGCCCGTTCACCTTAAAGCACTTCAAGGGATGGAACCCAAATCACAAGAAGAAGAGCTTATTAAATACTTTGAAGAAGTATCACCGTTTCGTTTATTAGAAGATTATAGCGGAACCACTCCTTCTGAAGTTGATTTGAAGCTTGTTGCCTATTGTATGCTTGATCAAAATTTAACACCGGGTGTAACGAATGTTCTATTGGATTATGTTTTGTCCGGTAATGATATGAAACTTGCAAAGGGTCTAATAGAACGAATTGCATCACATTGGGCGCGGAAAAAAGTACAGACGGTGCCAGAAGCAATGGCGCTCGCGCGGGATGAAAAAAGAAAATCAAAAGAGTGGCAAGAAAAGAAGACATCAAAACCTAAGTTTTATAATGGAAATCAAAAGCCAAATGTGTCTGTTCCAGATTGGCTGAAGCCAGAAACAAATCCGGCAAAAGAGGATGAGAACAGCTCTACAAACGAAGACGAAAATCGAAAATGGCTTGAAAGCTTGTTAAATAATTCGAAATAA
- the nrdR gene encoding transcriptional regulator NrdR yields MRCPSCQHNGTKVLDSRPVHSGRSIRRRRECEDCSYRFTTFETVEQTPLIIVKKGGEREEFSREKILRGLIKACEKRPVPLETLENIVDNIEKELRNSGASEISSTAVGEQVMEHLSKTDEVAYVRFASVYRQFKDINVFIQELKELINKDER; encoded by the coding sequence ATGAGGTGTCCTTCTTGCCAGCATAATGGAACAAAAGTGCTTGATTCCAGACCTGTTCATAGCGGCCGGTCTATTCGCCGAAGACGGGAATGTGAAGATTGCAGCTATAGATTTACTACATTTGAAACGGTAGAACAAACACCGCTAATCATTGTTAAAAAGGGCGGAGAGAGAGAAGAATTCAGCCGCGAAAAGATTCTTAGAGGGCTTATTAAAGCTTGTGAAAAAAGACCTGTCCCCTTAGAAACACTTGAAAATATAGTGGATAATATCGAAAAAGAACTGAGAAACAGCGGAGCGTCCGAGATTTCCAGTACAGCAGTTGGAGAACAGGTAATGGAACATCTTTCAAAAACTGATGAGGTAGCATATGTAAGATTCGCCTCTGTTTATCGCCAATTTAAAGATATTAATGTATTTATACAAGAACTAAAGGAACTGATTAACAAAGATGAGCGTTAA
- the speD gene encoding adenosylmethionine decarboxylase, whose amino-acid sequence MDTMGRHVIAELWGCDSEKLNDMKFIEETFVDAALKAGAEIREVAFHKFAPHGVSGVVIISESHLTIHSFPEHGYASIDVYTCGDRIDPNVAADYISEALGAKKRENLEVPRGMGPIAVAKSKVTAQ is encoded by the coding sequence ATGGATACAATGGGAAGACACGTAATTGCTGAGTTATGGGGTTGTGATTCTGAAAAATTAAATGACATGAAGTTTATTGAAGAGACTTTCGTAGATGCTGCATTGAAAGCAGGTGCAGAAATTCGTGAGGTTGCTTTTCATAAATTTGCTCCGCACGGTGTAAGTGGAGTAGTTATTATTTCTGAATCTCATCTAACTATTCACAGTTTTCCTGAGCATGGTTATGCAAGTATTGATGTTTATACGTGTGGAGATCGAATTGATCCTAACGTAGCTGCTGATTACATTTCAGAAGCATTAGGCGCTAAAAAACGTGAAAATCTGGAAGTTCCACGCGGAATGGGTCCGATTGCCGTTGCCAAATCAAAAGTTACAGCTCAATAA
- a CDS encoding glyceraldehyde-3-phosphate dehydrogenase — MKAKIAINGLGRIGRMVFRKMMENDDFEVVAVNASYPAETLAHMVKYDSIHGTFPGDVVAAEDALFVNGKKVVLVNSRDPRELPWGDLGIDIVIEATGKFVSQETAGLHIEAGAKKVIITAPGKNEDITIVMGVNDSDYISSEHHIISNASCTTNCLAPVIKVLDDQFGVQSGMMTTVHAYTNDQKNIDNPHKDLRRARACGTSIIPTSTGAAKAIAKVLPHLEGKLNGMALRVPTPNVSLVDVVVELKTPVSKDQVNHAFQSAAEGSMKGVLEYSDLPLVSIDYNGNENSSIVDGLSTMVMDGNKVKVLAWYDNEWGYSCRVVDLAKHVAFALNSKVPVEKNASVS, encoded by the coding sequence ATGAAAGCAAAAATTGCAATTAATGGCTTGGGGAGAATCGGAAGAATGGTCTTCCGCAAAATGATGGAGAATGATGATTTTGAGGTTGTAGCTGTTAATGCCAGCTATCCAGCAGAAACACTTGCTCATATGGTTAAATACGATTCCATACATGGGACTTTTCCAGGAGATGTTGTAGCTGCAGAAGATGCCCTTTTTGTTAATGGAAAAAAAGTTGTTTTAGTGAATTCCCGTGACCCTCGTGAGTTGCCTTGGGGTGATCTCGGAATTGATATAGTAATTGAAGCAACAGGTAAATTTGTATCTCAGGAAACTGCAGGACTTCATATTGAAGCCGGTGCTAAAAAGGTAATCATTACAGCTCCAGGCAAGAATGAAGATATTACGATTGTTATGGGCGTAAATGACAGCGATTACATTTCGTCAGAACATCATATTATTTCAAATGCTTCTTGTACTACAAACTGCCTTGCGCCTGTTATAAAAGTGCTTGACGACCAGTTTGGTGTTCAATCCGGTATGATGACAACGGTTCATGCATATACAAATGATCAAAAAAATATAGATAACCCGCACAAGGACCTTAGACGTGCCCGTGCTTGCGGAACATCCATTATTCCTACTTCAACAGGAGCAGCTAAAGCAATTGCTAAAGTTCTTCCTCATCTAGAAGGCAAACTAAATGGAATGGCACTTAGAGTTCCAACACCAAATGTATCTTTAGTTGATGTGGTTGTAGAATTGAAAACTCCTGTATCAAAAGACCAAGTGAATCATGCATTCCAATCAGCAGCAGAGGGATCAATGAAAGGCGTATTAGAATATAGTGACCTGCCTTTAGTTTCAATTGATTATAACGGAAATGAAAACTCTTCTATCGTTGATGGTCTATCGACTATGGTGATGGATGGAAATAAAGTCAAGGTATTGGCATGGTATGACAATGAGTGGGGCTATTCTTGCCGTGTTGTAGATTTAGCGAAACATGTAGCTTTTGCACTTAACAGCAAAGTGCCAGTAGAGAAAAACGCTTCCGTTTCATAA
- the coaE gene encoding dephospho-CoA kinase (Dephospho-CoA kinase (CoaE) performs the final step in coenzyme A biosynthesis.): MIIGLTGGIATGKSTASLILNEQGIPVIDADIIAREVVMPGKEAYEKIVAFFGDDVLLSDKTLNRAKLGEIIFNNSEKRLKLNEIVHPAVRSEMKKQAELHLSDGNPLVIMDIPLLFESKLTHMVDETWLIYTHPDIQLKRLMERDGYTEEQAVSRIKSQMPIDEKKELADVVIENNGTKEDLKQKLLRLLQEVKKTDFMK; this comes from the coding sequence TTGATTATTGGATTAACAGGCGGAATCGCAACCGGGAAATCTACAGCCAGTCTTATCTTAAACGAACAAGGAATACCTGTCATCGACGCTGATATTATTGCAAGGGAAGTAGTAATGCCTGGAAAAGAAGCTTACGAAAAAATAGTCGCTTTTTTTGGAGATGACGTTCTTCTTTCTGACAAGACCTTAAACAGGGCAAAACTAGGAGAAATTATATTTAATAACTCTGAGAAACGGCTAAAGCTGAATGAAATCGTGCATCCTGCTGTGCGGTCAGAAATGAAAAAACAAGCTGAACTGCATTTGAGCGACGGCAATCCTTTAGTAATCATGGATATCCCTTTATTATTTGAAAGTAAACTTACTCACATGGTAGATGAAACATGGCTAATTTATACTCATCCAGACATACAGCTTAAGCGTTTGATGGAGCGGGATGGGTATACAGAGGAACAAGCTGTTTCAAGAATAAAGTCTCAGATGCCGATTGATGAGAAAAAAGAATTAGCTGATGTTGTGATTGAGAATAATGGTACAAAAGAAGATTTGAAACAAAAATTACTTAGACTTCTTCAAGAAGTTAAGAAAACAGACTTTATGAAATAG
- the ytaF gene encoding sporulation membrane protein YtaF: MVAYSFVLLALAVSLDSFGAGLTYGMKSIKIPFRSILIIAICSAVTFLFSMFLGFTLEKFITQKTGEVLGGLILLGIGIYSLWQVFLPEKENIDTEPKNLVLFEIKSLGIVIHILKKPVMADIDKSGSITGWEAVLLGIALSLDAFGAGIGAALIDLSPLLTTVSIAVMSALFLWGGMALGLYFFNKTNWMKRLSVLPGILLIVMGLLRM; this comes from the coding sequence ATGGTGGCTTACTCATTTGTATTACTGGCACTGGCCGTCAGCCTGGACAGTTTTGGAGCCGGATTAACGTATGGAATGAAATCCATTAAAATTCCTTTTCGCTCCATATTAATCATCGCAATATGTTCAGCTGTTACCTTTTTATTTTCAATGTTCCTCGGATTTACCTTAGAAAAGTTTATTACTCAAAAAACAGGTGAAGTTTTAGGCGGCTTAATTCTTCTTGGAATCGGAATCTACTCTCTATGGCAGGTTTTTTTACCAGAGAAAGAAAACATTGATACAGAACCAAAAAATTTAGTGCTATTCGAAATAAAATCATTAGGAATCGTCATTCACATTCTAAAAAAACCAGTCATGGCTGATATAGATAAATCTGGTTCCATTACTGGCTGGGAAGCAGTTCTGCTGGGAATAGCTTTGTCGCTTGATGCTTTTGGAGCAGGAATTGGAGCTGCGTTAATTGATCTTTCGCCTCTTTTGACCACAGTGTCAATTGCAGTTATGAGTGCTCTGTTCTTATGGGGCGGTATGGCATTAGGGTTATATTTTTTTAATAAAACGAATTGGATGAAACGGTTATCAGTTCTACCAGGTATTTTACTGATTGTAATGGGTTTATTAAGAATGTAA
- the mutM gene encoding DNA-formamidopyrimidine glycosylase, protein MPELPEVENVKNTLNRFLPGKVIKDIKIYWDNIIKHPVPEEFILRLKGQSFEEVYRRGKFLIFHLNEDSLVSHLRMEGKYGLFNKEEPPDKHTHVIFSFTDGTELRYRDVRKFGTMHLYPKGTEENHLPLSSLGVEPLSDSLTAGLMKKLFFKTKRSIKAVLLDQTFIAGIGNIYVDEVLFKAKIHPETPANELSIHKLKKLKNAITDILAEAVKHGGSTIRSYTNSMGETGGFQLKLFVYGRKSEPCRICGNEIERMVVAGRGTHICKNCQK, encoded by the coding sequence GTGCCTGAATTACCTGAAGTAGAAAATGTGAAAAATACTCTTAATCGATTTTTACCAGGGAAAGTTATTAAAGATATAAAAATTTATTGGGATAATATCATCAAGCATCCTGTACCAGAAGAGTTTATTTTAAGGCTTAAAGGTCAGAGTTTTGAAGAAGTGTACAGGAGAGGGAAGTTTTTAATTTTTCATCTAAATGAAGATTCTCTTGTTTCTCATCTGAGGATGGAAGGTAAATATGGACTGTTCAATAAGGAAGAACCACCTGACAAGCATACTCATGTTATCTTTTCTTTTACAGACGGAACGGAACTCAGGTATAGAGACGTCCGTAAATTCGGTACAATGCACCTATATCCTAAAGGAACTGAAGAAAATCACCTTCCGCTAAGCTCATTAGGTGTTGAGCCGCTATCTGATTCCCTTACCGCGGGACTCATGAAAAAATTATTTTTCAAGACAAAACGCAGCATTAAAGCAGTGCTCCTGGATCAGACATTCATTGCAGGCATCGGAAACATCTATGTCGATGAAGTATTATTTAAAGCGAAAATTCATCCTGAAACACCTGCTAATGAATTATCTATACACAAGCTAAAAAAATTAAAGAATGCTATTACGGATATTTTAGCTGAAGCGGTAAAACATGGTGGAAGTACGATCCGTTCGTATACGAATTCGATGGGTGAAACTGGAGGCTTTCAGCTGAAATTGTTTGTGTATGGAAGAAAGAGTGAGCCTTGCCGTATCTGTGGGAATGAGATCGAACGCATGGTTGTAGCAGGAAGAGGCACTCACATATGTAAGAACTGTCAAAAATAA
- the polA gene encoding DNA polymerase I: MGKNKLVLVDGNSIAYRAFFALPLLNNDKGVYTNAVYGFTQMLLKILEDEKPSHMLVAFDAGKTTFRHKTFGEYKGGRQKTPPELSEQFPFIRQLLDAFKIKRYELENYEADDIIGTLASSAADGNWDVKVFTGDKDLLQLVTPDVEVVLTRKGITEVEAYTVEQVNERYGITPDQIIDMKGLMGDPSDNIPGVPGVGEKTAIKLIKEYGSVEKVLESIDQISGAKLKERLTENKDQALMSKELATITKEAPIELGLEDTNYEGYENSSVFPLFKELGFQSLLERLGGDEELLPETEKEELNFQMVSSIDAEMLQNPSALIVETLTEDYHKADIQGYAISNNNGTYYISSSLAKGSNEFKEWLEDNNQKKRMFDAKRAHVALKRQGIQLNGIEFDSQLASYLLNPSESLDEVADVAKQYGKLTVDSNEKVYGKGAKKKLPEEDILAEHLSRKAHAIFILTDLLADKLKENEQSNLFYDLEMPLSLVLAKMEEIGVKVKADTLREMGTDLEAQLSMLEKDIHELAGVSFNINSPKQLGEILFEKLNLPAIKKTKTGYSTSVDVLEKLEGKHEIINKILIYRQLGKLRSTYIEGLLKVVHEDTGRIHTRFNQVLAQTGRLSSIDPNLQNIPIRLEAGRKIRHAFVPSQPGWKILAADYSQIELRVLAHISQDENLMEAFQSEMDVHTKTAMDVFHVNQDEVTSEMRRRAKAVNFGIVYGISDYGLSQSLGITRKEAGEFIKSYLESFPGVQQYMKDSIAEAKQNGYVSTLLHRRRYLPEINSRNFNLRSFAERTAMNTPIQGTAADIIKKAMVDMDKRLSDENLEAKMLLTVHDELIFEAPEQEIEKLKEIVCEVMEQAVQLDVPLKVDVSWGDSWYEAK, encoded by the coding sequence TTGGGAAAAAATAAATTAGTTTTGGTAGACGGAAATAGTATTGCATATAGAGCTTTTTTTGCTTTACCGCTGTTAAACAATGATAAAGGTGTTTATACGAATGCTGTTTATGGTTTTACACAAATGCTTCTTAAGATTTTAGAAGATGAGAAGCCCTCGCATATGCTGGTGGCTTTTGATGCGGGGAAAACGACTTTTCGCCATAAGACGTTTGGTGAATATAAGGGCGGCCGTCAAAAAACACCGCCTGAGCTTTCTGAGCAGTTCCCTTTTATTAGACAGCTGCTGGATGCTTTTAAGATTAAAAGATATGAACTTGAGAATTATGAAGCGGATGATATCATCGGAACACTTGCTTCTAGTGCTGCAGATGGCAATTGGGATGTAAAAGTATTTACAGGGGATAAAGATTTGCTTCAGCTCGTAACGCCTGATGTTGAAGTGGTTCTGACGAGAAAAGGTATAACTGAAGTAGAAGCTTATACAGTTGAACAAGTAAACGAGCGATATGGAATTACTCCCGATCAAATTATTGATATGAAAGGTCTTATGGGCGATCCTTCAGATAATATTCCAGGTGTTCCGGGAGTAGGTGAGAAAACGGCTATTAAGCTCATTAAAGAATATGGCTCTGTAGAAAAAGTGCTGGAGTCGATCGATCAGATTTCAGGGGCCAAATTAAAAGAACGGTTAACAGAAAATAAAGATCAGGCATTAATGAGTAAAGAGCTTGCAACAATTACAAAGGAAGCACCAATCGAGCTTGGATTAGAAGATACGAACTACGAAGGGTATGAAAATTCCTCTGTATTTCCGTTGTTTAAAGAACTCGGTTTCCAATCTCTTTTGGAACGCCTAGGCGGAGATGAAGAACTTCTTCCAGAGACCGAAAAAGAAGAACTTAATTTTCAGATGGTTTCTTCCATTGATGCTGAAATGCTGCAGAATCCATCCGCATTGATTGTTGAAACGCTGACTGAGGATTATCATAAAGCTGACATTCAAGGTTATGCGATAAGCAATAACAACGGAACGTATTATATTTCATCAAGTCTTGCTAAAGGTTCAAATGAATTTAAAGAGTGGCTGGAAGATAATAATCAAAAGAAGAGAATGTTTGATGCTAAAAGAGCTCACGTTGCTTTAAAAAGACAAGGGATTCAATTAAATGGCATCGAATTTGATAGCCAGCTTGCTTCTTATCTGTTGAATCCATCGGAGTCATTAGATGAAGTGGCTGATGTTGCTAAGCAGTATGGAAAGCTAACCGTTGACTCAAATGAAAAGGTATACGGAAAAGGGGCAAAGAAAAAACTGCCTGAAGAAGATATTCTGGCAGAGCACCTTAGCCGAAAAGCACATGCTATCTTCATTTTAACTGATCTATTAGCAGACAAATTAAAAGAAAATGAACAAAGCAACTTGTTCTATGATTTAGAGATGCCATTATCTTTAGTACTTGCTAAAATGGAAGAGATCGGTGTAAAGGTAAAAGCAGATACCCTGAGAGAAATGGGCACTGACTTAGAAGCACAGCTTTCTATGCTTGAAAAAGATATACATGAACTTGCAGGCGTTTCGTTCAATATTAATTCCCCAAAACAGCTTGGGGAGATTCTTTTTGAAAAATTAAATCTGCCAGCAATTAAAAAAACAAAAACAGGTTATTCTACCTCCGTTGATGTTTTAGAAAAATTAGAAGGCAAACATGAGATAATCAATAAAATTTTAATATACCGCCAGTTAGGTAAACTAAGATCAACTTATATTGAAGGTTTGTTAAAAGTTGTTCATGAAGATACAGGGAGAATTCATACTCGTTTTAATCAAGTGCTGGCTCAGACAGGACGTCTTAGTTCGATCGATCCGAACCTGCAGAACATACCAATTCGTCTGGAAGCAGGAAGAAAAATCAGACATGCTTTTGTACCATCTCAGCCTGGATGGAAAATACTGGCTGCGGATTACTCTCAGATCGAGCTTCGTGTACTGGCCCATATATCCCAGGATGAAAATCTGATGGAGGCTTTCCAAAGCGAGATGGATGTTCATACAAAAACAGCCATGGATGTTTTTCATGTTAATCAAGATGAAGTGACATCTGAAATGCGAAGACGTGCGAAAGCTGTTAACTTTGGTATCGTTTATGGAATCAGTGATTATGGATTATCTCAAAGCTTAGGGATAACCAGAAAAGAAGCTGGTGAATTTATTAAGTCCTATCTGGAGAGCTTCCCGGGTGTACAGCAATATATGAAGGATAGTATTGCTGAAGCTAAACAAAACGGATACGTTTCTACATTGCTTCATCGACGCCGCTACTTGCCGGAGATCAACAGCAGAAATTTCAATTTGCGAAGCTTTGCTGAGCGCACTGCCATGAATACTCCTATTCAAGGCACAGCGGCCGATATCATTAAGAAAGCAATGGTTGATATGGATAAACGTCTCAGTGACGAAAATCTAGAAGCAAAAATGCTGTTAACTGTTCATGATGAATTGATTTTTGAAGCTCCAGAACAAGAGATTGAAAAACTGAAGGAAATTGTCTGTGAAGTTATGGAACAGGCTGTTCAACTCGATGTGCCTCTTAAAGTGGATGTAAGCTGGGGCGATTCGTGGTATGAAGCGAAATAA